Proteins from a single region of Antechinus flavipes isolate AdamAnt ecotype Samford, QLD, Australia chromosome 2, AdamAnt_v2, whole genome shotgun sequence:
- the NECAB3 gene encoding N-terminal EF-hand calcium-binding protein 3 isoform X3, which yields MSCVELLTMCLLRPKAAAREPPAALPAVPPPAFAGLGLFQDVFRRADKNDDGKLSFEEFQNYFADGILSSGELRELFSSIDRRYSDNLETEKLCDYFSEHLGAYRPVLAALEALNSAVLAAMDATKLEYDHASKVDQFVMRFLLRETVDQLQALQGSLEGASDTLEGQMGGSRMDVPMQKAEESGRPRAGRRSGRRAMRSICLSASTPDCGIPNPDLYVESDTQWMVQVNRLQQLIDQLECKQTLRLEPLTEGVVCRAADSILVARRQISVTGEALQDFQRALGCYTDFTSAQSSCLHVSVQQLRDGAAFILFEFWKDEASWKSHSQTSCSKAFQRVLIDHLQTPEILTTMLFPASWWIMNNN from the exons ATGTCGTGCGTGGAGCTGCTGACCATGTGCCTGCTCCGGCCCAAGGCTGCCGCCCGAGAGCCCCCCGCAGCCCTCCCCGCGGTCCCACCCCCGGCCTTCGCTGGCCTCGGACTCTTTCAGGAC GTTTTCCGTCGAGCTGATAAGAATG ATGATGGGAAGCTGTCCTTTGAGGAATTCCAGaattattttgcagatgggaTTCTCAGTTCCGGGGAACTCCGGGAGCTCTTCAGCAGCATTGACCGGCGTTACTCAGA CAATCTGGAAACTGAGAAGCTTTGCG ACTATTTCTCAGAGCACCTGGGTGCATACCGACCTGTGCTGGCTGCCTTGGAGGCCCTGAACAGCGCAGTGCTCGCCGCCATGGATGCCACCAAGCTG gaGTATGACCATGCATCTAAAGTGGACCAATTTGTAATGCGATTCCTTCTCCGGGAGACAGTGGATCAGCTGCAGGCCCTGCAGGGCTCCCTGGAGGGAGCCTCAGACACACTTGAGGGACAGATGGGTGGCTCTCG GATGGATGTGCCCATGCAGAAAGCAGAAGAGTCAGGGCGGCCTCGAGCTGGCAGGCGGTCTGGGCGCCGGGCCATGCGGAGCATCTGCCTGTCTGCGAGCACCCCAGATTGTGGGATTCCGAACCCAG ATCTCTATGTGGAATCTGACACTCAGTGGATGGTGCAAGTGAACCGATTACAGCAGCTCATAGACCAGTTGGAGTGTAAG CAGACCCTGCGGCTGGAGCCCTTAACAGAAGGCGTAGTCTGCAGAGCGGCTGACTCA ATCCTGGTGGCACGGAGGCAGATCTCAGTGACTGGGGAGGCCCTGCAGGACTTCCAGCGGGCCCTCGGCTGCTACACAGATTTTACAAGTGCCCAGAGCAGCTGCCTCCA CGTGTCGGTGCAGCAGCTGCGGGACGGAGCCGCCTTCATTCTGTTTGAGTTCTGGAAGGATGAAGCCTCCTGGAAAAG TCACTCCCAGACAAGCTGTTCTAAGGCCTTCCAGAGAGTTCTCATTGACCACCTGCAGACCCCAGAGATCCTGACCACCATGCTTTTTCCAG CTTCATGGTGGATCATGAATAATAACTGA
- the NECAB3 gene encoding N-terminal EF-hand calcium-binding protein 3 isoform X2, which translates to MSCVELLTMCLLRPKAAAREPPAALPAVPPPAFAGLGLFQDVFRRADKNDDGKLSFEEFQNYFADGILSSGELRELFSSIDRRYSDNLETEKLCDYFSEHLGAYRPVLAALEALNSAVLAAMDATKLEYDHASKVDQFVMRFLLRETVDQLQALQGSLEGASDTLEGQMGGSRMDVPMQKAEESGRPRAGRRSGRRAMRSICLSASTPDCGIPNPDLYVESDTQWMVQVNRLQQLIDQLECKTLRLEPLTEGVVCRAADSQILVARRQISVTGEALQDFQRALGCYTDFTSAQSSCLHVSVQQLRDGAAFILFEFWKDEASWKSHSQTSCSKAFQRVLIDHLQTPEILTTMLFPASWWIMNNN; encoded by the exons ATGTCGTGCGTGGAGCTGCTGACCATGTGCCTGCTCCGGCCCAAGGCTGCCGCCCGAGAGCCCCCCGCAGCCCTCCCCGCGGTCCCACCCCCGGCCTTCGCTGGCCTCGGACTCTTTCAGGAC GTTTTCCGTCGAGCTGATAAGAATG ATGATGGGAAGCTGTCCTTTGAGGAATTCCAGaattattttgcagatgggaTTCTCAGTTCCGGGGAACTCCGGGAGCTCTTCAGCAGCATTGACCGGCGTTACTCAGA CAATCTGGAAACTGAGAAGCTTTGCG ACTATTTCTCAGAGCACCTGGGTGCATACCGACCTGTGCTGGCTGCCTTGGAGGCCCTGAACAGCGCAGTGCTCGCCGCCATGGATGCCACCAAGCTG gaGTATGACCATGCATCTAAAGTGGACCAATTTGTAATGCGATTCCTTCTCCGGGAGACAGTGGATCAGCTGCAGGCCCTGCAGGGCTCCCTGGAGGGAGCCTCAGACACACTTGAGGGACAGATGGGTGGCTCTCG GATGGATGTGCCCATGCAGAAAGCAGAAGAGTCAGGGCGGCCTCGAGCTGGCAGGCGGTCTGGGCGCCGGGCCATGCGGAGCATCTGCCTGTCTGCGAGCACCCCAGATTGTGGGATTCCGAACCCAG ATCTCTATGTGGAATCTGACACTCAGTGGATGGTGCAAGTGAACCGATTACAGCAGCTCATAGACCAGTTGGAGTGTAAG ACCCTGCGGCTGGAGCCCTTAACAGAAGGCGTAGTCTGCAGAGCGGCTGACTCA CAGATCCTGGTGGCACGGAGGCAGATCTCAGTGACTGGGGAGGCCCTGCAGGACTTCCAGCGGGCCCTCGGCTGCTACACAGATTTTACAAGTGCCCAGAGCAGCTGCCTCCA CGTGTCGGTGCAGCAGCTGCGGGACGGAGCCGCCTTCATTCTGTTTGAGTTCTGGAAGGATGAAGCCTCCTGGAAAAG TCACTCCCAGACAAGCTGTTCTAAGGCCTTCCAGAGAGTTCTCATTGACCACCTGCAGACCCCAGAGATCCTGACCACCATGCTTTTTCCAG CTTCATGGTGGATCATGAATAATAACTGA
- the NECAB3 gene encoding N-terminal EF-hand calcium-binding protein 3 isoform X1, with product MSCVELLTMCLLRPKAAAREPPAALPAVPPPAFAGLGLFQDVFRRADKNDDGKLSFEEFQNYFADGILSSGELRELFSSIDRRYSDNLETEKLCDYFSEHLGAYRPVLAALEALNSAVLAAMDATKLEYDHASKVDQFVMRFLLRETVDQLQALQGSLEGASDTLEGQMGGSRMDVPMQKAEESGRPRAGRRSGRRAMRSICLSASTPDCGIPNPDLYVESDTQWMVQVNRLQQLIDQLECKQTLRLEPLTEGVVCRAADSQILVARRQISVTGEALQDFQRALGCYTDFTSAQSSCLHVSVQQLRDGAAFILFEFWKDEASWKSHSQTSCSKAFQRVLIDHLQTPEILTTMLFPASWWIMNNN from the exons ATGTCGTGCGTGGAGCTGCTGACCATGTGCCTGCTCCGGCCCAAGGCTGCCGCCCGAGAGCCCCCCGCAGCCCTCCCCGCGGTCCCACCCCCGGCCTTCGCTGGCCTCGGACTCTTTCAGGAC GTTTTCCGTCGAGCTGATAAGAATG ATGATGGGAAGCTGTCCTTTGAGGAATTCCAGaattattttgcagatgggaTTCTCAGTTCCGGGGAACTCCGGGAGCTCTTCAGCAGCATTGACCGGCGTTACTCAGA CAATCTGGAAACTGAGAAGCTTTGCG ACTATTTCTCAGAGCACCTGGGTGCATACCGACCTGTGCTGGCTGCCTTGGAGGCCCTGAACAGCGCAGTGCTCGCCGCCATGGATGCCACCAAGCTG gaGTATGACCATGCATCTAAAGTGGACCAATTTGTAATGCGATTCCTTCTCCGGGAGACAGTGGATCAGCTGCAGGCCCTGCAGGGCTCCCTGGAGGGAGCCTCAGACACACTTGAGGGACAGATGGGTGGCTCTCG GATGGATGTGCCCATGCAGAAAGCAGAAGAGTCAGGGCGGCCTCGAGCTGGCAGGCGGTCTGGGCGCCGGGCCATGCGGAGCATCTGCCTGTCTGCGAGCACCCCAGATTGTGGGATTCCGAACCCAG ATCTCTATGTGGAATCTGACACTCAGTGGATGGTGCAAGTGAACCGATTACAGCAGCTCATAGACCAGTTGGAGTGTAAG CAGACCCTGCGGCTGGAGCCCTTAACAGAAGGCGTAGTCTGCAGAGCGGCTGACTCA CAGATCCTGGTGGCACGGAGGCAGATCTCAGTGACTGGGGAGGCCCTGCAGGACTTCCAGCGGGCCCTCGGCTGCTACACAGATTTTACAAGTGCCCAGAGCAGCTGCCTCCA CGTGTCGGTGCAGCAGCTGCGGGACGGAGCCGCCTTCATTCTGTTTGAGTTCTGGAAGGATGAAGCCTCCTGGAAAAG TCACTCCCAGACAAGCTGTTCTAAGGCCTTCCAGAGAGTTCTCATTGACCACCTGCAGACCCCAGAGATCCTGACCACCATGCTTTTTCCAG CTTCATGGTGGATCATGAATAATAACTGA
- the C2H20orf144 gene encoding uncharacterized protein C20orf144 homolog — MGNYNSSKKTKVPKKKLKKKPPDKEKAKKKPFFGRSKSPKIVLLLPLNKRNQLAETSVPPRSQWAGRPQDEAGAAPADCSLKGAGDGTGPRADSRAREMKKILVFLLLLDARLQDEWWKADGGSKSAQAWQHLHSRLLAENEAEDQPHPQKRWHQAHCQY, encoded by the exons ATGGGTAACTACAACTCTAGCAAGAAAACCAAGGTTCCCAAGAAGAAACTAAAGAAGAAACCTCCAGACAAGGAGAAGGCCAAGAAGAAGCCCTTCTTTGGCCGCTCGAAGAGT CCCAAGATTGTGCTGCTCCTGCCCTTGAACAAGAGGAACCAGCTGGCAGAGACCAGCGTGCCGCCTAGATCCCAGTGGGCCGGAAGGCCCCAGGACGAGGCCGGAGCAGCACCCGCGGACTGCTCGCTGAAAGGCGCAGGCGATGGGACAGGCCCCCGGGCGGACTCTCGGGCGCGGGAGATGAAGAAGATTTTGGTCTTCCTGCTCCTGCTGGATGCCCGTCTGCAGGACGAGTGGTGGAAAGCGGATGGCGGTTCCAAGAGTGCCCAGGCCTGGCAGCACCTCCACAGCCGGCTGCTAGCTGAGAACGAGGCTGAGGACCAGCCGCACCCGCAGAAGCGCTGGCACCAGGCCCACTGCCAGTACTGA